Below is a window of Granulicella pectinivorans DNA.
CGTCCTCGACACCACCAAGCAGACCATCGAGGTCTATCGCGACAACGAGATCTACGAGTTCTCCCCGGAACTTCAGAACCGTATCCATACCGCGATCATGACCAAGTGTCGCGCCATCGCGAAGTAAATCCCCAAAGATATGCACCACCCAGCCCAAGGCCGAGCTTCTGCTGCCTTGGGTTTTTCTCTTTCCATGCAAATTTGAGACTCTCCTCCTATGAGCGATGCGACCCATTTTGACCGGCGCGGTGCAACCTATGACGCCAACGAGACCCACCGGCGCATCTTGGGTCTGCTGGTATCGGCTGCGCCCTTGCAGCCCGGCATGCGCGTGGTGGATGTAGCGACGGGCACAGGCGCAGCCGCTTTGAAGGCCGCGGAGATCGTAGGCCCCACGGGAAGCGTCTTCGGCATCGACCTCTCCGCAGGCATGCTTGCCGAAGCCCGGCGCAAGGCAACGGAAGCTGCGTTTTCGCATGTGCAGTTTCTCCAGGCCGACGCCGAGCGGTTCGATCTGCCCGCGGAGAGCGTGGATTTCATCTTTTGCGCCTCCGGCCTGGTGATGATGCAGGATATCCCCGCTGCACTCAGACGCTGGGTGGGTTGGCTGAAGCCGAACGGCCACCTCGCGTTTGATGTCCCTGCGAAGCCATTTGGCCTCTCCGAAATGGTCGCCGAAGCGGCGGCGGCACAGGGTATTCTTCTGCCCTATGACACGGTCGCCGATACCCCCACGAAGTGTCGCGCGTTGCTGGAAGATGCCGGTCTTATCGCCACACACATCGCCACGGAAGTGGTCAGCGACGACTGGGTCGAGCTGGACAAAGCCATTGCGTTTCTCGAGGAGCGCATGGACCATCCGGCCTGGCGAGCTCTGCAAGATGCTCCCGAAAACGCTCGCGAAGCGACACGCAACGCCTATGCGGAGATCATCCAGAAACGCGCCCGCGCGCATCGATTCCAGAGCAAAGTCGCTCAGCATTTCGTGTATGGCCGGAAATCGAAGAGAGCGTAGGAGCCGACAAACTCCACGGAAGCCGCCTGCTACAACTTCGCCGACCGCAATCGCAACGCATTCCCGATCACCGAAACCGAACTCAGACTCATCGCCGCCGCCGCAATCATGGGACTCATCACCACCCCGAACACCGGATACAGCACTCCCGCCGCGACCGGCACGCCAATGACGTTGTAGAAGAAGGCGAAGAAGAGATTCTGCCGGATGTTTCGCATCGTCTTCTGGCTCAAAACCCGCGCCTTGACGATTCCCAGCAGATCGCCGGAGACCAGCGTGATCCCGCTCGTCTCCATTGCGACATCGGTCCCGGTCCCCATCGCAATCCCGATCTGCGCCTGCGCGAGCGCCGGAGCGTCGTTCACCCCGTCGCCCGCCATCGCAACGATGGCTCCGGACGCCTGCAGTTTCTGGATCTCCTCCGCCTTCCGCTGCGGGAGGAGATCGCCCTGAAAGCTGATACCGAGCTCTTTCGCCACGGCTGAGGCGGTGCGCCCGCTGTCGCCGCTCATCACAAGAATCCGCAGGCCCGCCTGCTTCAATTGCCGGATCGCCTCCGGCGTTGTCTTCTTGATTGGATCGACGATGCCCATCCAGCCGGCGAATCTTCCGTCATACAGAAGAGCAACGACCGTCTGCCCCTCCGTCTGAAGCTGCGACTCATAGCCGTAGTCAGGTTTCCAGGCAGGGCAGATCTTCGTCAGCCAATCCGACTTCCCGAGGTAGGCTTCCTTCCGAGCGATCACGCCGTGGATCCCGCTCCCGGTCACCGATTGGAAGCCCGTGACCGGCGAAGGCACGATGCCCTTCTCACGAGCCGCAGCCAACACCGCACCGGCCAGGGGATGCTCGCTTCCCTGCTCCAGACTCGCTGCCAAATGAAGAACCTGGCCCTCGTCGAAACCTTCCGCCGGAACGACCTTCGCAACCCGGGGCTTGCCTTCCGTCAGCGTTCCGGTCTTGTCGATCACCAGCGTATCGACCTTCTCAAACGTCTCCAGCGCCTCTGCATTCCGGATCAGAATCCCCTCGCGCGCGCCACGACCGGTTCCTACCATGATCGCCATCGGCGTAGCCAGACCAAGCGCGCAGGGACACGCAATCATCAGGACAGCCACCGCGCTGACCAGCGCGTGCGCCATGCGGGGTTGAGGCCCCCACACCGCCCAGACCACGAACGTCACGGCCGCAACCAGCAGAACAGCAGGCACAAAGTACCCCGCCACCGTATCCGCCAGCCGCTGGATCGGAGCCCGCGACCGCTGCGCCTCGCTCACCATCTTCACAATCCGCGCCAGCAGTGTCTCCGCTCCCACCCGCTCGGCCTGCATCACAAAGCCGCCCGTGCCATTCACGGTACCGCCAATGAGCTTCGCGCCCGCTATCTTCTCCACCGGAATCGGCTCGCCGCTCACCATCGACTCGTCGACCGAGCTGCTCCCGTCGACCACCACGCCATCGACCGGCACCTTCTCTCCCGGCCTTACCCGCAGCCGGTCGCCCACGCGAATCTCCGCGAGCGCAACCTCCGCTTCAGTACCATCGGCGGCAATCCTCCGCGCTGTTGTCGGAGCGAGTCCCAACAAAGCCCGGATCGCGCTACCCGTCTGGCTCCGCGCCTTCAACTCCAGCACCTGCCCCAGCAGCACCAGCACCGTAATCACCGCAGCCGCCTCAAAGTAGAGCCCCGGCTGCCCCGACATCCTGTCCCGGAACGAAGCTGGAAACACTCCCGGCGCAACGACCGCGACCACACTATAGAGATACGCCGCCCCCGATCCCATCGCGATCAGCGTGAACATATTCAGGTTGCGATTGACGATCGACACCCAGCCGCGCTCAAAGAACGGCCATCCGCCCCAAAGCACCACCGGCGTCGCGAAGCAGAACTCCGCCCACCCGACCCACGCCCCGGTCAGAGACCGTCCAAACGCATCGAGAACCATCACCGCCAGCAGAGGAAGCGTCAGCGCGATCCCTACCCATAGCCGCCGGGACATCGCCTCCAGCTCCGGATTCGCCTCCGCGATCGTTACCTCCCGCGGCTCCAGGGCCATCCCGCAGATCGGGCACGCGCCAGCCGCATCCCGCACCACCTCCGGATGCATCGGACACACCCACTCCCGCCGCACCGCCGGCGCCGCCATCACGGCCGGCTCAAGCGCCATGCCGCACTTCGGACATGCCCCGGGGCCCATCTGGCTGACCTCAGGGTCCATCGGGCAGACGTGCTCCGTCTTCGCCTCAGCCTCGGTAGGAGTTGCCGCGACCTTCGGCGCGAGATACTTTCCGGGATCGGCCTCGAACTTCGCCTTGCACCCTGCCCCGCAGAAAAAGTACGTCGTTCCCGCATGTGCCACGGAGTGCTTCGCCGTAGCTGGATCGACGGTCATGCCGCACACCGGATCCAGCACCTTCTCCGCAGGTTTCTCGCAACAGCTCATGATGTATCCCCCTTTCAGTATCGACCTCGCCCCTGGAAACACCAAGGCACACCCGTGAAAACGCAGGAGCGCAGCGATCCTTACACCTGCCTCCGAAAACAAAGACAATCGCTTGTTTCAAGGGCAAATGCCATATCCCCCTCTTGACAGCCACACCTCCCGGGGCGCTGAATGGATGCGTCCCGCAAGCGTATGTCGATCCCAATAATTTTCCAACCGACCGAGGTCCTCCGCACGTGAACCCTGCCCGTATCGTCTTTGCCGTCTTGTCCCTCAGCGCATTCGCCCTTCCCGCCGCAGCCCAGCAAGCCACCGTCTGGCTCACCACGCCCGACAGGACCAGCCTCCTCGCCGAGCAGCCCCAGCGCCTGGCGTTCGCAAAGAGTAAAGCCCCAGGCATCCTCGTCGACGACAAGACGAAGTTCCAAACTATGGACGGCTTCGGCTACGCCCTTACCGGCGGCTCCGCCCAGCTCATGATGAAGATGTCGCCCGCCGCCCGCACCGCGCTGATCCAGGAGTTGTTCGGCAACGGCCCCGCCGATGTTGGCACCAGTTATCTCCGCGTCACCGTCGGCGCGTCCGACATGAACGACCACGTCTACACCTACGATGACATGCCCGACGGCGAAACCGACCCCGACCTCAAGCACTTCTCCCTTGCACCCGACGAGGCCGACGTCATCCCGGTCTTGAAGGAGATCCTCAAGGTCACACCCAAGATCAAGATCCTCGCCTCGCCATGGACCGCGCCCTCCTGGATGAAGGACAACAACAACGCCAAGGGCGGCAGCCTGAAGCACGAGTACTACGGTGCCTACGCCACGTATTGGGTGAAATACCTCCTGGGCATGCAGGCCGCCGGCATCCCCATCGACGCCCTGACACCGCAGAACGAGCCTGAAAACCCCAAGAACACCCCCAGCATGGTGGTCACCTCCGAGCAGGAGGCCGACTTCATCGGCAACTACCTCGGACCTGCCCTCGAAAAGGCCGGCCTCCACACGAAGATCATCTCCTTCGATCACAACTGCGACAACCCGAACTACTCCATCGACCTGCTGAAGAACCCCGCCGCCGCCAAGTACACCAACGGCTCCGGCTACCACCTCTACCGCGGCGAGATCACCGCTATGACCACCACGCACAATGCCTTCCCCAATAAGAACCTCTACTTCACCGAGCAGATGGTCATCGCGCGCAAGAACGATACCGGTCTGCAACTCGCGAAGCCCGTCGCCCGCCTGATCATCGGCGCACCCCAGAACTGGAGCCGCAACGTCCTGCTCTGGAACCTCGCCGCCGATCCGCAGAACGGCCCACACACCGCCAGCGGAGGATGCCCCATCTGCACCGGAGCCATCACCCTCGACGGCGATAAGATCACCCGCAACATCGCCTTTTACACAGCCTCCCAGGCCTCGAAGTTCGTTCCTCCCGGCTCCGTCCGCATCGCGTCCACGGGCCCAGCGGATGCTCTTCCTCACGTGGCCTTCCTCACGCCGAAGAAGAAGCACGTCCTCATCGTCAGCAACACCACCGACCAGGTCAGCACCTTCGTCTTCGGAGCCAAGGGCAAGTCCGCCACCGCCACCCTCCCTGCCGGGGCTGTCGCGACCTACGTCTGGTAATCGCAACCACATTCGTTACAAATTTACGGAGCCGCACATGTCTCTCATCCGCCCTCTTGTCCTGGCGCTCGCTGCCACGTCCATCGCCGCTCACGCCCAGTCTTTCTACCCCGTTCGTCTCGAAGACAAGACCGCCGTCTACCTCACGGGAGCCAAGGGCGACGGCGTCGCCGACGACACCGCCGCCCTCCAGAAGGCCATCGACAAGGTAGCCGACACCACCCACCAGGGCATCGTCTTCATCCCCTCCGGCAACTATCGGCTGACCCACACCCTCTACATCTGGCCCAGCATTCGGCTCATCGGCTACGGCCCCACGCGGCCCGTCTTCACCCTGGCCGCCAACACCCCGGGCTACCAGACCGGACCGTCCTACATGGTCATGTTCACCGGCGGCCGCATCAACGCACAACGCACCGGCGGCGTGCAGCGCCCCAATGCACGGCGTCCGCCTCCGGTCGTGTTCCCGGGCACCGTGCCCGCCACACTCGGCGTACCGGACGCAAACCCCGGCACCTTCTACTCCGCCATGAGCAACATCGACTTCGACATCGCCGACGGCAATCCCGGCGCCGTCGGCATCCGCCTGCACTACGCGCAGCACTGCTTTCTCACCCACATGGACTTCCACATCGGCTCCGGCATGTCCGCCCTGCAGGACGTCGGCAACGAGGCCGAAGACCTCCATTTCTACGGCGGCCAATACGCCATCATGACCGGACGTCCCTCGCCCGGCTGGCAGTTTACGCTGCTCGACTCCACCTTCGACGGACAGCGCGAAGCCTCCATCCACGAGCACGAAGCCGGCCTAGCCCTCATCAAGGTCACCTTCAAGAACGTTCCCACCGCCATCGACATCGAGCCCAAACACATCGAAGAGCTCTGGATCAAAGACTCGCGCTTCGAGAACATCTCCGGACCCGCCATCGTCATCTCCAACGAGGACTCGCGTCTCACGGAGATCAACATCGAAAACGCCCTCGTCGACCGTGTCGCCACCTTCGCCAAACTGCGCCAGAGCGGCAAGACGTTCTCCGGCAGCGGCGCCACTTATCGCGTCGACACCTTCCTCCACGGCCTGACCTTCGATACACCGCAGTCCAGAGGTGAGATTGTAACCAGAATCAGCACAAAGCCCCTCACCGCCCTGCCGCCCGCCGCAGCACCCGCCATCCGGCCGCTGCCCACGCAGATCGGATGGGCCAACGCCCTCGAACTCGGCGTCAAAGGCAACGGCACCACGGACGACACCGCGGCCCTCCAGCACGTCATCGACACCAACCGCACCGTTTATCTGCCCAGCGGCCGCTATCTCCTCACCGACACCCTCAAACTCCGCCCCGATACCGTCCTGATCGGCCTTCACCCTAGCACCACGCAGCTCGACCTCGCCGACTCCACACCCGGCTTCGACGGCCCTGGCGAACCGAAACCCATGCTGCTCGCTCCTGCGGGAGGTTCCACCATCGTCGAAGGTATCGGCCTCTTCCCCGGCGGCATCAACAGCCGGGCTGCCGCCGTCATGTGGATGGCCGGTAAAGACTCCATGATGAACGACGTCCGCTTCCTCGGTGGCCATGGCACCAACAACGCCGACGGCACCCGCATGAACCCCTACAACAACGCCCACTCGGCCGATCCCAACCTCGCCTACAAGTGGGACGCCCAGTACCCAAGCCTCTGGATCCTGAACGGTGGAGGCGGTGTCTTCACCAACATCTGGACGCCCGACACCTTTTCGCAGGCAGGCCTCTATATCTCCGACACCAAGACCGAGAGCCACATCTACGAGCTCTCCAGCGAGCACCACGTTCGCAACGAGGTCAAGATCAAGCGGGCCGCCAACGTCGAGCTCGTGGCCCTGCAAACCGAAGAAGAGCGTGGCGAAGGCGGGCAATGTCTCCCGCTCGAAATCGAGGACTCGGAGAACATCACCGTCGCAGAGATGCACGGCTACCGTGTCGTCTCGAGCTTCGTTCCCTACCCTGCAACCATCCACGTTACAAATTCGAAAAACATCCGTTTCCGCAACCTGCACATCTACTCCGATAGCAAAGCGGCCTTCGACGCGTCCGTCGTCGACGACGACAGCCACACCACCAACCGCGAGCTTGAGCTAGCCTCCCTCACCATCCCCGAGCACACCTCCAACGCGCCGTTAGCCAAACACCCCGAAGCCCACCGCATCGCCAGCGGCTACTTCAACGCCTCCAGCGCCACCACGGACTCGCACGGCAATGTCTACTTCGTCGACACCGTGAAGAACCACATCTTCCGCTACCTGCCCGCATCGAAGCGCCTCGAAACCGTCCGCGACGCCCCCCTGGACGTCGCTAACATCTTCTTCGACAAGAGCGACAACCTCATGGCCGTCTCCTACGCAGGCACCGGCACGGTCTACACCTTCAAACCCGACGCCCCATCTACCGAACTCACCCTCCTCAAGCCCCAGCCTTCCACGCCTCACCCCGGCGCGACGGCCGTCTTCTCCGTCGACCACTGGCGCTTCGATGTGGACATGAACAACGACTTCGCCACCCTGACACCATGGCAGTACATCTCCCCCGACGGCAGCACCTTTCTGCCCGCCGGTGAAGACTTCGTCTCGGGCCAGCTCTACTACGGCATCAAGATGGCCGATATCCTCCGCGCCTTCACCCTGGGCAAAGCCACTACCGGCAAGACCGTCTACATCAGCGATGAGCGCCAGAAGAAGACATGGACCGCCACCGTCAAAGACGATGGCGGCCTTTCGAACGTAAAACTCTTCGCGACCCAGGGTGGCGAGTCCGTCGTGGTCGGTCCCGACGGCAACATCTACATGGCCGCCGGACAAATCTATATCTACCGCCCCGACGGAATGCAGATCGGCCAGATCGACGTCTCCGAGCATCCTACCAGCATCGTCTTCGGTGGCAAGGACCGCCGCACCCTCTATATCGTGGCTCGCACCTCCCTCTACGCAGCAGCCATCCCACCCGCGTCGAAAGCCCCATAAAGAACAGCCGCATCCCTTCCATCATGACAAAGCCCCACCTCGAAAGGGTGGGGCTTTGCCGTAGAGTGCAACCTCGTCACCGAGACAAGAGCATCGCTTTCTATTTTGTAACTTCGAACGTTGCATGATTTTCCGTAGAAGCCGAGCTGTTCCCAACCCAGAGGTCGAACGTGCCCGGCTCTACAGCAAACTTCCGCGTCGCCGAGCTCCAGAATCCGAGCTCATGGCTATCGAGCGCAAGCGTGACCGTCTGCGTCTCGCCAGCCTTCAACGAAACGCGCTTGAAGCCCTTCAACTCACGCACGGGACGCGATGCGCTTCCCGCTCTCTGGTGCGTATAAAGCTGCACCACCTCATCGCCCGCGACATTGCTGTCATTCTTCACGTCGATCGACACCTGCATGGTTCCATCCGCAGCAACCTTAGCCGAGCTCATCTTCAGGTTGTTCATCGAGAACTTCGCATAGCTCAGCCCATATCCAAACGGATACAGTGGAGCACTCGATCCATCCCAGTACAGCGCAGCGGTCTCGTGCGGATTCTGCCGTAGATAGTGCGCGTAGAACAACGGCTCCTGCGAAGCCGAACGAGGGAACGTAGCCGGCAGCTTCCCACCCGGGACAGCATCGCCAAACAGCAGATCCGCGACGGCATTGCCGCCTTCAGTCCCCGGATACCAGGCCTCCAGAATCGCCGGCACATGCTGAGCAGCCCAATCGATTGAGAGCGGACGCCCATTCATCAGCACCAGCACCACCGGCTTACCTGTAGCCACCGCCGCCTCCAGCAACTCCTCCTGCTTACCCGGCAGATCGAGCGACAAACGCGAAGCCTTCTCTCCATTCATGTTTTGCGACTCGCCCAGAACCATGATGGTCACATCGGCCGACTTCACCGTGGCAATCGCCTCGTCGAACGCTGCCTTCTTCTCCGCGTCGGTATGCATCGTCACCGGCACCGGCGGGAACTGCGGATCGAAGATCGAGTGTCCCGTCCGCTCAATCTCCACGCCCTTGGCGTACTTCACCACATCCGGCGTAGCCGCGAACCGCTGCTTCAGTCCTTCCAGCACGCTGACGTTGTCGGCAGGATGGCTCGCCAGACTCCACGATCCACCGATGTCCACCTTCGAGTCCGCCAGCGGTCCAATCACCGCAATCGTTCCCGGAGCCTTCTTCAACGGCAGCAGATTTCCCTCATTCCGCAGCAGCACCGCAACTTCAGCACCAGCCTTGCGCGCCGCGGCCCTCTGCTCCGCATTCACAAACTTACCCGGAGCCGCAGCCACATCGGCATATGGATGCTCGAACAAACCAAGCTCATACTTCACGCTCAGAATGCGCTTCACCGCCTCGTCGATCGTCGCCATCTTCACCGCGCCACTCTTCACCTGCGCCGGCAGATTGTCGCGAAACACATGGCCCGTCATCTCCATGTCCATGCCCGCATTGGCCGAGATCGCCGCCGCATCCGCGGCATCCTTCGCCATGCCATGCGTCTGCAGTGCATGCACTGCATCCCAGTCGCTGACGATGAATCCCTTGAAGCCCCAACGCTCCTTCAGCACATCGCGCATCAGCCAGCGATTGCCCGCAGCCGGCACGCCGTTCAGATCCATATACGCGGTCATGAATGTCCCCGCGCCCGCCTTCTCCGCCGCATGGAACGGAGGCAGATAAATGTTCTCGAGATCGGCATCCGAGATATTGGACGAGTCATAGTCACGCCCGCCATCCGCCGCCCCATAGCCTGCATAGTGCTTCACGCAGGCCACAATGCTATCCGCATTGCTCAACGAGGAACCCTGGAAGCCGCGCACCTGAGCCTCGGCCATGCGTGCGCCCAGATACGGGTCTTCGCCCGCGCCCTCCATGATGCGTCCCCACCGGGCATCATGCGCAATGTCCACCATCGGCGCAAACGTCCAGCGCACACCCGCAGCCGAAGCCTCCATCGCCGCATGCCTCTGGGCCAACGTAGCCAGC
It encodes the following:
- a CDS encoding anti-sigma factor family protein, which gives rise to MTCTDFLSKLTDYFDGQIGAELMVEVKHHIAECHHCHVVLDTTKQTIEVYRDNEIYEFSPELQNRIHTAIMTKCRAIAK
- a CDS encoding class I SAM-dependent methyltransferase gives rise to the protein MSDATHFDRRGATYDANETHRRILGLLVSAAPLQPGMRVVDVATGTGAAALKAAEIVGPTGSVFGIDLSAGMLAEARRKATEAAFSHVQFLQADAERFDLPAESVDFIFCASGLVMMQDIPAALRRWVGWLKPNGHLAFDVPAKPFGLSEMVAEAAAAQGILLPYDTVADTPTKCRALLEDAGLIATHIATEVVSDDWVELDKAIAFLEERMDHPAWRALQDAPENAREATRNAYAEIIQKRARAHRFQSKVAQHFVYGRKSKRA
- a CDS encoding heavy metal translocating P-type ATPase, which translates into the protein MSCCEKPAEKVLDPVCGMTVDPATAKHSVAHAGTTYFFCGAGCKAKFEADPGKYLAPKVAATPTEAEAKTEHVCPMDPEVSQMGPGACPKCGMALEPAVMAAPAVRREWVCPMHPEVVRDAAGACPICGMALEPREVTIAEANPELEAMSRRLWVGIALTLPLLAVMVLDAFGRSLTGAWVGWAEFCFATPVVLWGGWPFFERGWVSIVNRNLNMFTLIAMGSGAAYLYSVVAVVAPGVFPASFRDRMSGQPGLYFEAAAVITVLVLLGQVLELKARSQTGSAIRALLGLAPTTARRIAADGTEAEVALAEIRVGDRLRVRPGEKVPVDGVVVDGSSSVDESMVSGEPIPVEKIAGAKLIGGTVNGTGGFVMQAERVGAETLLARIVKMVSEAQRSRAPIQRLADTVAGYFVPAVLLVAAVTFVVWAVWGPQPRMAHALVSAVAVLMIACPCALGLATPMAIMVGTGRGAREGILIRNAEALETFEKVDTLVIDKTGTLTEGKPRVAKVVPAEGFDEGQVLHLAASLEQGSEHPLAGAVLAAAREKGIVPSPVTGFQSVTGSGIHGVIARKEAYLGKSDWLTKICPAWKPDYGYESQLQTEGQTVVALLYDGRFAGWMGIVDPIKKTTPEAIRQLKQAGLRILVMSGDSGRTASAVAKELGISFQGDLLPQRKAEEIQKLQASGAIVAMAGDGVNDAPALAQAQIGIAMGTGTDVAMETSGITLVSGDLLGIVKARVLSQKTMRNIRQNLFFAFFYNVIGVPVAAGVLYPVFGVVMSPMIAAAAMSLSSVSVIGNALRLRSAKL
- a CDS encoding glycoside hydrolase family 30 protein, producing the protein MNPARIVFAVLSLSAFALPAAAQQATVWLTTPDRTSLLAEQPQRLAFAKSKAPGILVDDKTKFQTMDGFGYALTGGSAQLMMKMSPAARTALIQELFGNGPADVGTSYLRVTVGASDMNDHVYTYDDMPDGETDPDLKHFSLAPDEADVIPVLKEILKVTPKIKILASPWTAPSWMKDNNNAKGGSLKHEYYGAYATYWVKYLLGMQAAGIPIDALTPQNEPENPKNTPSMVVTSEQEADFIGNYLGPALEKAGLHTKIISFDHNCDNPNYSIDLLKNPAAAKYTNGSGYHLYRGEITAMTTTHNAFPNKNLYFTEQMVIARKNDTGLQLAKPVARLIIGAPQNWSRNVLLWNLAADPQNGPHTASGGCPICTGAITLDGDKITRNIAFYTASQASKFVPPGSVRIASTGPADALPHVAFLTPKKKHVLIVSNTTDQVSTFVFGAKGKSATATLPAGAVATYVW
- a CDS encoding glycosyl hydrolase family 28-related protein, which gives rise to MSLIRPLVLALAATSIAAHAQSFYPVRLEDKTAVYLTGAKGDGVADDTAALQKAIDKVADTTHQGIVFIPSGNYRLTHTLYIWPSIRLIGYGPTRPVFTLAANTPGYQTGPSYMVMFTGGRINAQRTGGVQRPNARRPPPVVFPGTVPATLGVPDANPGTFYSAMSNIDFDIADGNPGAVGIRLHYAQHCFLTHMDFHIGSGMSALQDVGNEAEDLHFYGGQYAIMTGRPSPGWQFTLLDSTFDGQREASIHEHEAGLALIKVTFKNVPTAIDIEPKHIEELWIKDSRFENISGPAIVISNEDSRLTEINIENALVDRVATFAKLRQSGKTFSGSGATYRVDTFLHGLTFDTPQSRGEIVTRISTKPLTALPPAAAPAIRPLPTQIGWANALELGVKGNGTTDDTAALQHVIDTNRTVYLPSGRYLLTDTLKLRPDTVLIGLHPSTTQLDLADSTPGFDGPGEPKPMLLAPAGGSTIVEGIGLFPGGINSRAAAVMWMAGKDSMMNDVRFLGGHGTNNADGTRMNPYNNAHSADPNLAYKWDAQYPSLWILNGGGGVFTNIWTPDTFSQAGLYISDTKTESHIYELSSEHHVRNEVKIKRAANVELVALQTEEERGEGGQCLPLEIEDSENITVAEMHGYRVVSSFVPYPATIHVTNSKNIRFRNLHIYSDSKAAFDASVVDDDSHTTNRELELASLTIPEHTSNAPLAKHPEAHRIASGYFNASSATTDSHGNVYFVDTVKNHIFRYLPASKRLETVRDAPLDVANIFFDKSDNLMAVSYAGTGTVYTFKPDAPSTELTLLKPQPSTPHPGATAVFSVDHWRFDVDMNNDFATLTPWQYISPDGSTFLPAGEDFVSGQLYYGIKMADILRAFTLGKATTGKTVYISDERQKKTWTATVKDDGGLSNVKLFATQGGESVVVGPDGNIYMAAGQIYIYRPDGMQIGQIDVSEHPTSIVFGGKDRRTLYIVARTSLYAAAIPPASKAP
- the bglX gene encoding beta-glucosidase BglX; this encodes MDYVFESPRRFMRAVAVSLLLPVVLTPVMPMMAQTPSPSAKEARFVDDLLKKMTLEEKIGQMSQIALNTDDAGKAEDMVKAGQVGSFLFVTDPARINALQHVAVDQSRLHIPILFGFDVIHGFRTVYPVPLAMAASFKPELATLAQRHAAMEASAAGVRWTFAPMVDIAHDARWGRIMEGAGEDPYLGARMAEAQVRGFQGSSLSNADSIVACVKHYAGYGAADGGRDYDSSNISDADLENIYLPPFHAAEKAGAGTFMTAYMDLNGVPAAGNRWLMRDVLKERWGFKGFIVSDWDAVHALQTHGMAKDAADAAAISANAGMDMEMTGHVFRDNLPAQVKSGAVKMATIDEAVKRILSVKYELGLFEHPYADVAAAPGKFVNAEQRAAARKAGAEVAVLLRNEGNLLPLKKAPGTIAVIGPLADSKVDIGGSWSLASHPADNVSVLEGLKQRFAATPDVVKYAKGVEIERTGHSIFDPQFPPVPVTMHTDAEKKAAFDEAIATVKSADVTIMVLGESQNMNGEKASRLSLDLPGKQEELLEAAVATGKPVVLVLMNGRPLSIDWAAQHVPAILEAWYPGTEGGNAVADLLFGDAVPGGKLPATFPRSASQEPLFYAHYLRQNPHETAALYWDGSSAPLYPFGYGLSYAKFSMNNLKMSSAKVAADGTMQVSIDVKNDSNVAGDEVVQLYTHQRAGSASRPVRELKGFKRVSLKAGETQTVTLALDSHELGFWSSATRKFAVEPGTFDLWVGNSSASTENHATFEVTK